CCCGTCTCCCCCGCCCAGCCCGGTGATGCGCGGCTGCGCGATGCCGTCGTGGAAACCGAAGTGCTCCTTGTCGTTCGGAAGCATCACGCTGCCCAGCGGCTCGGCGAGAGTCACGCCGTGGGCGGATGCGCGGGCGCCCTCGGCCGCGAGCAGCTCCTCCAGCCGCGCGGCGCCGTCGGCGAAGAGGAAGAGCATGGCGTGGACGGGCGCGTTGTTGGGCCCGCCCCAGCGCCACGCCTCCGGGTCCATGTCGCCGGTGTCGCCCAGCGCGCGGCTGCGGTGCTGCCGCTCGGCCATTCCTTCCTGGAACTCGCGCGAGAAGGTGGCGACGGCATCTTCCGGCAGGCCCAGGGCGCGCACGCCGTCGGAAGTGAATGCCAGGTTCAGCGCCTGGCCGTCGCCGGCCACGTCGCTGCTGCGGCGCGCTGCGGGGGTCACGGCGCCGGCCAGCTCGCCCACCCACTGGCGGGCGCGGACGGAGCCGCCGTCGCCGTTATCGAAGGTGGCGGCGACGTAAGCCGCGTGCTGGAGCCTGGCGTAGCTGCGGGCCACCAGGCCCTGGACGTCGCTCACCTCCACGGCGGGCGGCGGGGGTGTGATGGTGCTCATCGGTTCGTCTCCCGGGTCAGAAGCGACGCAGCCACGCCTGGGCCTGCGCGGGGTCCATCGCCCCGTACAGCCCCAGCCGGATGCGGCTGTTGTTGTTGATGTTGTTCACCGACAGCCACTTGTACGCGCTGTACCACACCTGCGTGGGGATCTGGCTGTCGCGCGAGTACGCCTTGAACGCCTGCTCGTCGGTCGCGCCGTCGCCGGTGAGGCCCTTGGTGCGCGGGAAGCCGACGCAGTTGCTCCACACGCCGGTGAGCCCGTCGTGCGCCTTGTCGATGAAGTCGCCCAGGTAGTTGTCCCAACTCCCGTCGAAGTTGCTGAAGAAGAGCAGCCGCCGCCCGTCGTCCACGATCACCCAGCGGGCGAAGTGGATGGAGGGGATGCCGGAGAGCGTGCCCTGGTTGCTGAGGTAGCGCGCGGCGAAGTTGATGAACTTCAGCACGGTCCAGAGGACGGCGTGGCGGAAGGGCAGCGGGCGCTTCACGTAGATGACGCTGCTCATCTCGTTCTGGACGATGCGGTCCTCGGTGCGCACCAGCTCGGCGGTGTGGTCCTTCACGCTGTCGCGGATGATCACCGGGTCGCGCGCCGCCAGGTAGGAGAGGTACGCGTACGCCGCGCCCGCGACGACCGCGAGCGCCAGCACGACGCCGCCCACGTCCATGAACGCCGCGCGCCAGCCCACGAAGCGGCTCACGATGGTGACGGCGGCGGCAACGAGCAGCAAGGCGAGGACGCCCGCGGTCTTCGGAAGGTTGTCGACGAAGCGCTGGGGGATGAGCAGCTTGGGGAACGTCCCCGGTTCCACGCGCGCCCACGCCAGCGCGGGCTCCGCGCGCACGAAGTCGCGGATGCGCTCGCGCGCCTGCACGGGATCGGACGGGAACGCGGGCTTGCCGGCCTCCCGGTCCAGGAAGCGCTCCACACGCTCGTGCAGGTCGGCCTCGCGGCGGATCTGCTCGACCGAGCGGCTCATGGTGCCGGTGTAGAACGTGGTGGTGGGCACGTCCCAGCGCATGAAGAAGTGGTCCACGTCCTCGCGCCGGCCCAGCCCGGGCCACCCCTCGCAGTGCGAGAAGACGGCGTCCAGCCCCGGCCCCGCCTCGCGCAGGAGTTCGCTCACGTGCGCGTCGCGCGGGCCGTCGTAGTCGGTGGAGAAGAGCAGCTTGGCGGGGATGGGGGGCCCGCTCGCCTGCGGCACGCCGTTCCACACCGGGATCGGCGCGTCTTCCGACGGCGATGCGGCGTGGATGACGAAGCGCGCGAAGTGCACGGTCCGCAGCCGCAGGAAGGGCACGTGCTCGTTCACCTCCAGGTCGGTGCCATCGCTCGGTCTGGCGATCTCCGCGAGGAGCGCGCGGAGCTGCTTCTCGTGGTCCGCGTCGATGATGGGCGCCATCAGCAGCATGGAGCCCTGCGACGTCCGTCCGTCGTGCGCGGCGGAGGCGGCCTGCTGCGCGGGCGTCCGCGCCAGCGCAGCGGCGATTGCGGCCTCGTTGCGCGCGTTCACTCTCGCCTTCGCGGCGGCGGCCTCTTCCTCCTCGACGCGCGCGGCATCCGCCTCCGCCTGGTCTGCTGCGAGCTTCTCGGCGGCGGCTTTCTCGGCCGCGGCCTTCTCCTCGGCGGCGAGCGCGGCGGCGGCCAGGTCCGCGGGGGAGACGATGGGCACGTCGAGCGGGATCTTCCCCGGTGGCGCTTCCGTCGCTTCGGACGACGGGGAACCATGCACCTCTTCCGTCGGCCCGGAGAGCACGGCAGACGCGGCGCTCGCGTCCGGGATCACGACCACCTCCCCTAGCTTGGGAAGCGCGACGTCGGGCTTCGGCGCGAGGGCGACGGGCTGGTCGGGCGAATCGTCCTGCGGAAGGGCGGCGGGTGCGGCGGCGTCTTCGAGCGGAGGGGGCGGGTCGCCGGACGAGGGAAGAGGCGGGGAAGTCTCGCTCATGGGAGCTCCTGCACTGCGTGGCGAACGGGCGAGCCGGGGAGATGACCGTCGGCTCGGATGAGCCTGCGAAGACCGCGAGGGGGGAACACTGCCGGATACGGCAGGCCGACTCCGCTGCAGCAATTCCGGTTCCGGCGCGCGCCCGCCGTCCATCTACCCGAGAAAGGGCACCGCTACAGCAGTTTACGGCAATCGCTCCGCATCGGCAGAACCGGGCAATCGAGGCACCAGAGTGACAGATGGGACAATCGTGTCGCAGAAATCCGGCGGCTGGGTTTCGGTGATGCTCGTCGTTCGGACGCGAGGACGAGCTCTCGCAGCCTCACGACGAGATCGTCCTACCGCATCTCCCAATACCCGCTCGTCGTTGTGCTGTATGATGTTACCGTGGATTCACACCGGAGATGGACAGCCGCGCATCCGCCGCGCACCTACGGACTCCGAACCGTCGAGAGCCGGGGAGATCAGCGGCCGCTGGAGACGGCACGTGGCGTGCTCGCAACGGATGATGTCCCGTCCCGCGCGCCGGCTCCGGCGCGCACGGTGGCGCATCTCCCGTCCATCTCCCGCAAGCGATCCCGCCATGAGCACTCTCGCTCCTCCCGCGCCGGCACCCGCGCCCGTGAAGCAGCCGCCGTCGCCCAACAGCCAGGGCGGGCCCGGCCTGCGCCTCAAGCGCATAGTACTGGCGGAGCTGGGGAGCCGCGGCGTGCTGCGGCCCACGTTCTCCCTGCTTCGGCGCCACGCTCCGGTGGTGAAGCTGGGCGCGCGCGTGGTCGTGAGCCGCCACGCGGACGTGGTGGAGGTGCTCACGCGCGATGCGGACTTCACCATCAGCGAGGTGAACGGGCCGCCCATCGACCGCATCAACGGGCCGTTCATCCTCAACATGGACCGCGGGGCCACATACGACCGCGACCACGCCGCCCTGCGCTCCGTCGCCCGGCGCGAGGACGTGGACCGCATCCGCGACATCGCGCGGGGCGCGGCGGAGCGGCTGGTGGACGCGGCGCGGCCGGGCGGGCGCATCGAGGCCGTGCAGGGCCTCACGCGCGCCGTGGCGGCGGAGACGGTGGCGGCGTACTTCGGCTTCCCGGGGCCGGACCGCGCTACGCAGCAGCGGTGGCTGCGCAACCTCTTCCAGGACGCCTTCGCCAACCCGGCGGACGACCCGTTCGTGCGCCAGGCCGCGATCCGCTCCGCGGCGGAGCTGAAGACGTGGGTGCTGGGCGAGATCGCCCGCCGCCGCGCCGAGGGCGTGGAGGGCGCGGAAGACGTGCTGGGGCGCATGATCGCGCTGCACGGGCCGGAGCGGCCGTGGGCAGACGACGACTGGGTGCGGCGCAACATCGCCGGCCAAGTCGTGGGAGCCATCGAGACCACCTCGCGCTTCGCCATCCTCGCCATCGACGAGCTGCTGCGGAGGCAGGAGGAGATGGGGGGCGCCCAGGCCGCGGCGCGCGCCGGGGACATGGACCTGGTGCGGCAATACGCGTGGGAGGCGGTGCGCTTCAACCCGCACACGCCCATCATGGCGCGCTTCTGCCCTCGCGGCGCGGTGATCGCGGCGGGCACCACGCGCGAGAAGCGCATCGAGCCCAAGAGCACCGTGATCCTCGGCACGCTCTCGGCGATGTTCGACGCGGAGGCGTTCCCGGAGCCGGACCGCTTCCGGACGGACCGGCCCATCGGCAAGTACCTGCACTTCGGCTGGGGGCTGCACCAGTGCTTCGGCCTGTACGCCAACATGGTGCAGATTCCGGAGATCGTGGCCGCGCTGCTGCGCCTTCCCGACCTCCGCCGAGCCCCCGGCGCCGACGGGCGCGTCGTGCACGATGGCCCCTTCCCCGACCGCTTGGTGCTGGAGTTCGACACGGCCTGAGCCGCATCGTATCGACACACGAAACCCCGTCGCAGCGCAGCGGCGGGGTTTCGTAGTCTCCGGATCTACCGCATCACGAGATTCGGTCGATGATGCTCGGTAGATGCCGACGTCGGGAGATGTGCGGCCGATGCGATGCCCTGCCCCGCATCTTCCGAATCCGAACGGGTTTCCAGAGCTGGGAAGAGAACGGGCTCGCACTCGTCGATCATGCGCTCGATGCCGAACTGGCGGGCGACGCGGCGGCGGGCTTCGTCCGCGCGGGACTGCACATCGGCGGGCGCGGCGGCGAGGAGGCGGCAGACGTCGCGGAGGGAGGCGGCCATGGCGGCAGGGTCGTCAGGTGGGACGATCCAGCCCGCGGCGGGCGCGTCCGCCTGCTCGGCCAGCGCCGGGCACACGCCGCTGACGCGCGTGGCGATCACGGGGACGCCGGCGGCCATCGCCTCCAGCATCACGTTCGCCATCCCCTCGCTGCGGCTGGCGAGCACGAAAACGTCCAGGCCCGCGACCACGTCCGGCCCGTCGTCGCGCGCGCCCAGCCAGTGCACGCGCGGCGCGACGCCCAGGTCCGCGGCGAGCGCGCGGAGCGCCCGAAGCTCCGGCCCGTCGCCGGCGATGACGAGACGCGCATTCGGCACCTCCGCTGCGGCGAAGGCGTGGAGGAGCACGTCGAAGCCCTTGCGGTGCGCCACGTGGCCCACGCCGCCCACCAGCAGCTCGCCGGGTCGCACACCCAGCTCGCGCCGCAGCCGGTCGCGGAGCGCGGGCCGCTCGGCGGCGCGGTCGGCGAGGCCGTTGAGCACCACGTGCACGCGCGGCGCGGGGAACCACGGCGCGCTTCCCAGCCACTGGTCGCGCACCTCGGGCGAGTTCACGATCAGCGCGTCCACGCGGCGGCGGAACACGGTGGAGGCAGGCCCCCGCTGCGGCGCCGAGCGGGAGATGCCCATCCGAACGGCCAGCCGGGGCACGCGCGCCGCGGCTGCGGCAGCGGCAACGCAGGCGGTCGTGCGCCACGAGGTGAGCAGCAGCGCATCCGGCCGCTGCCGCCACAGCCACCACGCGAAGTGGGCGGCGCTCGCCAGGTCCAGATCCCCGCGCGGGCGAGCGCCGGCGGTGGGCACGCCCATGCCTTCCAGGCGCTGCCGCACGGGCCCGCGCGGGCACGACACGACCACGCGGTGGCCGCGCGCGAGGAGGCCGGCCGCGACGGTGGCGAGCCACTTCTCGTTCCCGCCCCACACGTGGCTGCCATTCTGGATCACCAGCTTCATACGCCGATCCCCGCCATCGCGTCCGCGGCGACGCGACGCGCGGGCCTGTCCCACGCCGGTGCGGTCCCGCCGAGCAGCGCCTCCCAGCGCAGCACCATGGCGTCGAACCCGAAGCTCGCCTCCGCGCGCCTCCGGGCGGCGTCACCCATCGCGCGCCGCACGTCCACATCTGCCAGCAGGTCTCGCAGCGCGGCCGGTAGCTCCCCCTCGCCGAAGCCGACGACGCGGCCGGGGCGGGTGCCGTCGATGAAGGGGCGCAGCGCCTCTTCCGCGCCGCTCACGGGCGTGCTCACCACGGGGAGGCCGAACGCCATCGCCTCCAGCATCGCATTGCACATCCCCTCGCGGTCCGAGCAGACGACGTAGGCGTCCAGCGCATCCAGCACGTCGCCCACGTCGTCGCGGTGCCCGGCCAGGTGGAAGCGATCGGCCACGCCGGAGCGCGCCGCCAGCGCCCGCAGCGCATCTTCCTCCTCCCCCGCCCCCGCTACCACGCAGTGCACCTCGTTCGGGAGATGCGAGAGCGCGGCGATCAAGCGGTCCAGCCGTTTCTGCCGCGCCAGGCGCGCGACGGCGCCGAAGACAGGCGCGCCGGCCGGGATGCCGAGCTCGCGGCGGAGCGCGCCAGGCTCACAGCGGCGGCGCGGCTCCACGACGCCCTGCGGGATCACACTGACGCGGGCCGGGTCCAGCCCCGGCGCGGCGGCCAGGAACGGCGCGCGCATGGACCGGGCGTTGACCACGACATCGTCCACCAGGTTCCGGTACGCCCAGCGGTAGCGGCGGCCGCGCGCCGGCGTGTCGCTCTCCAGGCCGATGCGCTGCACCACGCGGGGAACGCCCGCGATACGCGCGCCGAGTCCGGCGAGCAGCACCTTCTTGAACGTGGTGAGCAGCACCACGTCCGGCCGTTCGTGCCGGAGGCGCCCAGCGAGGCGGAAAGCGTCCGGCAGCGCCAGGTCGCCCCCCACGCGCTGCACACCGGCGGGCACGCCGAAGTCCTCCACGCGCCCGGCGACGATCGCGTCGCGGCACAGCAGCAGAACGCGGTGCCCGCGGCCTTGCAGCCCCTGCAACAGGCGCACGACCGCCAGCTCGCCCCCTCCGAATATCGCGGATCCGTTGTGTGCGACGACGTACATGGCCACCCCCGGCGAGGGCGTGGAATGGCAGAAGGCTGCGGCGGGAACTGCCCTGCTCTACCACCGCATACTACCCGAGCGGCGAACGCCCGGTCAACGGTTTCGTAGCGCCGGGCACGCCATTTTACGGGACTCCGCGCGGCCTTCGAGAGCCGCCATGCGGAGTGGCGGATAAGCAGTTGACCGAGACGCGGACGGACGGTCCGCAGGCGAAGAGATGGGAGGATGCACGGCGGGAGATGCCGTCGCGACGATGGCTACATGACGCGAAGCTCATCCGCGACGACGGATGGGAAAGCGAGCGGGGCCGCCCGGCTGGAGCGGCCCCGCATCGTGCATCGGCGTTTTCGGGCGAGGTACGATCATCGAGAATCGACGGTGCCGAGATGTGCCGCCGCCGCACGTCTACCGAGCACCTTTTCATCCCGCCATGGCGCGGAGATCAGGCGGAGCCGTGGGTGCCCTCGCCGGCGAGGATCTCGCTGGTCACCTGGCCGGTGAGCTCGTCGTCCGGCTCGGTGAGGCGCTTGCGCTTCCAGTCGCCCTTGGCGTACACGCCCAGCGTGACGAGCGCGATCAGCACGTACGAGATGGGGAACGCCCACCAGATTCCACGCGCACCCAGCCCGGCGTGCTTGGACAGCACGTATGCGAGCGGGAACTGGAGCACCCACTGCGATACGAGCGTGAGCACCATGGTCATCACCATGTTGCCCGAAGCGCGCAGCACGCCCGTCAGGCACAGCTGCATGCCTAGGAAGCCCCACGACAGGGCGATGGTGCGCAGGAAGACGGCGCCCTCGGCGATGACCTTCTCGTCGCCCGGCACGAAGAAGCCCACGAGGTGCGGCGCGACCAGGAAGACGATGGCGCCCATCGCCGTGAGGATGCCGAAGCCCAGCCACGCCCCCAGCCGCCCGATGCGCGCCGCCCGCTCCACGTTGCCCGCGCCGATGTTCTGGCCCACGAGCGTGGAGACGGCCATCGACAGGCCCATCGCGGGGATCATCACGACCTGGAGGATGGTGGAGCCCACGCCGTACGCGGCCACCGTGAGCGTGCCGAAGCTGGTGATGAGGAAGGTTAGCACCGTGAGCCCCAGCGCCCGCGCCGACTGCTCGATGGACGCGGGGAAGCCCAGGAAGAACGCGCGTTTGATGTAGGCGCCATCCGGCACGAAGTTGCGCCACGCCAGGTGGATGCCGTACTTGCCGCGCAGCAGCACGCCCATGGCGATCACCGCCGCCAGGCTCTGCGTGCTCACGGTGGCGAGCGCGGCGCCCATCACGCCCATGGCCGGCACCGGCCCGTAGCCGAAGATGAAGAACGGATCGAGCGCGAAGTTGAGGATCACCGTGCCCAGCACGATGAACACCGGGAAGCGCGCCTCGCCCACGCCGCGCATGATCGACTGGAACATGAAGAAGAAGAAGTTGAACACCAGCCCCACGAACGACACCCGCATGAACCCCAGCGCGCCGCGGTACACCTCCGGCGCCACGCCCATCAGCTTCAGCAGCAGCGGGGCACACGCGTAGCCGAGGGCGCCGAGCACGACGGAGACGATAACC
The Longimicrobiaceae bacterium DNA segment above includes these coding regions:
- a CDS encoding cytochrome P450, producing MSTLAPPAPAPAPVKQPPSPNSQGGPGLRLKRIVLAELGSRGVLRPTFSLLRRHAPVVKLGARVVVSRHADVVEVLTRDADFTISEVNGPPIDRINGPFILNMDRGATYDRDHAALRSVARREDVDRIRDIARGAAERLVDAARPGGRIEAVQGLTRAVAAETVAAYFGFPGPDRATQQRWLRNLFQDAFANPADDPFVRQAAIRSAAELKTWVLGEIARRRAEGVEGAEDVLGRMIALHGPERPWADDDWVRRNIAGQVVGAIETTSRFAILAIDELLRRQEEMGGAQAAARAGDMDLVRQYAWEAVRFNPHTPIMARFCPRGAVIAAGTTREKRIEPKSTVILGTLSAMFDAEAFPEPDRFRTDRPIGKYLHFGWGLHQCFGLYANMVQIPEIVAALLRLPDLRRAPGADGRVVHDGPFPDRLVLEFDTA
- a CDS encoding glycosyltransferase, which translates into the protein MKLVIQNGSHVWGGNEKWLATVAAGLLARGHRVVVSCPRGPVRQRLEGMGVPTAGARPRGDLDLASAAHFAWWLWRQRPDALLLTSWRTTACVAAAAAAARVPRLAVRMGISRSAPQRGPASTVFRRRVDALIVNSPEVRDQWLGSAPWFPAPRVHVVLNGLADRAAERPALRDRLRRELGVRPGELLVGGVGHVAHRKGFDVLLHAFAAAEVPNARLVIAGDGPELRALRALAADLGVAPRVHWLGARDDGPDVVAGLDVFVLASRSEGMANVMLEAMAAGVPVIATRVSGVCPALAEQADAPAAGWIVPPDDPAAMAASLRDVCRLLAAAPADVQSRADEARRRVARQFGIERMIDECEPVLFPALETRSDSEDAGQGIASAAHLPTSASTEHHRPNLVMR
- a CDS encoding glycosyltransferase, giving the protein MYVVAHNGSAIFGGGELAVVRLLQGLQGRGHRVLLLCRDAIVAGRVEDFGVPAGVQRVGGDLALPDAFRLAGRLRHERPDVVLLTTFKKVLLAGLGARIAGVPRVVQRIGLESDTPARGRRYRWAYRNLVDDVVVNARSMRAPFLAAAPGLDPARVSVIPQGVVEPRRRCEPGALRRELGIPAGAPVFGAVARLARQKRLDRLIAALSHLPNEVHCVVAGAGEEEDALRALAARSGVADRFHLAGHRDDVGDVLDALDAYVVCSDREGMCNAMLEAMAFGLPVVSTPVSGAEEALRPFIDGTRPGRVVGFGEGELPAALRDLLADVDVRRAMGDAARRRAEASFGFDAMVLRWEALLGGTAPAWDRPARRVAADAMAGIGV
- a CDS encoding MATE family efflux transporter, which gives rise to MPQPSRNLLEGPILRSLVTLAVPIAAANILQAAYQLIDAFWVGRLGGAAVAAVSVSTPVMFLTIALGAGLAIAGSTLIAQYFGARNQEMVNHVAAQTLLMVVIVSVVLGALGYACAPLLLKLMGVAPEVYRGALGFMRVSFVGLVFNFFFFMFQSIMRGVGEARFPVFIVLGTVILNFALDPFFIFGYGPVPAMGVMGAALATVSTQSLAAVIAMGVLLRGKYGIHLAWRNFVPDGAYIKRAFFLGFPASIEQSARALGLTVLTFLITSFGTLTVAAYGVGSTILQVVMIPAMGLSMAVSTLVGQNIGAGNVERAARIGRLGAWLGFGILTAMGAIVFLVAPHLVGFFVPGDEKVIAEGAVFLRTIALSWGFLGMQLCLTGVLRASGNMVMTMVLTLVSQWVLQFPLAYVLSKHAGLGARGIWWAFPISYVLIALVTLGVYAKGDWKRKRLTEPDDELTGQVTSEILAGEGTHGSA